One region of Methanomassiliicoccus luminyensis B10 genomic DNA includes:
- a CDS encoding carbohydrate kinase family protein has protein sequence MDVIGVGALNVDLFYEVPDLSIAGRRFEPGGQAFLDEASFTEVSDDLGRRGKLVGRSGGGSAANTVAALSRMGYDTGFLGVVGKDDHGKFLLRSMEGADTSRVKKFQKSGMCVSMLHGGDRSLLVLPNANEYFSFTEDDVGFLNSSKFVHLSSFAGDNPLNAQKRLVEQLDDQVYVSFAPGERYARRGLKQMRDLVARSRILFVNDREVELLTGLGPKEGSRALLDVGPNVVACTRGERGSWIITKNSEIEVPAKRTVVVDKTGAGDVYAAGFLAGYLDGATLEVCGEIASAAAALSIASYGRSGYPDERFLRRYASELA, from the coding sequence ATGGACGTCATCGGAGTTGGAGCCCTGAACGTGGACCTGTTCTACGAGGTTCCCGACCTGAGCATCGCGGGCCGCAGGTTCGAGCCGGGCGGCCAGGCGTTCCTGGATGAAGCTTCCTTCACCGAGGTTTCCGACGACCTGGGCAGGCGCGGCAAGCTGGTCGGCCGCAGCGGGGGCGGATCCGCCGCGAACACCGTCGCCGCGCTGTCCCGCATGGGCTACGATACCGGGTTCCTCGGCGTGGTGGGCAAGGACGACCATGGGAAGTTCCTCCTCAGGTCCATGGAGGGAGCGGACACCTCCCGGGTCAAGAAATTCCAAAAATCCGGCATGTGCGTTTCCATGCTGCACGGCGGGGACCGCTCATTATTGGTCCTGCCGAACGCCAATGAGTATTTCTCCTTCACCGAGGACGATGTCGGGTTCCTCAACTCCTCCAAGTTCGTGCACCTCAGCTCGTTCGCCGGGGACAATCCCCTCAACGCGCAGAAGCGCCTGGTGGAGCAGCTGGACGACCAGGTGTACGTGTCATTTGCTCCGGGGGAGAGGTACGCCAGGAGGGGCCTGAAGCAGATGCGCGATCTCGTCGCCAGGTCGCGCATCCTGTTCGTCAACGACCGGGAGGTCGAGCTGCTGACCGGCCTGGGGCCCAAGGAAGGGAGCAGGGCGCTGCTGGACGTGGGACCGAACGTGGTCGCCTGCACTCGGGGGGAGAGGGGCTCATGGATCATCACCAAGAACTCCGAGATCGAGGTGCCGGCGAAGAGGACCGTGGTGGTGGATAAGACCGGAGCGGGGGACGTGTACGCGGCGGGGTTCCTGGCCGGATACCTCGACGGCGCCACCCTAGAGGTGTGCGGGGAAATCGCCTCGGCCGCCGCCGCGCTGAGCATAGCGTCATATGGCCGCAGCGGATACCCTGATGAAAGGTTCCTCAGGAGATATGCCTCGGAGCTGGCGTAG